tatatcttgATTAGAAGAGCTTAGAgtctaataaaaaaaatcatatattgatattaatcTTGGTCCCAGTTGAGTCTTAAGAAGTATGCTTAAAATGGCAAGTATCAGACAATAACATTACTAATATTACATaagaattatatataattgtttataaaatgagaattatatcaatgaaaataaataaaaccaaataaaaatcaagctaaaaaaacattaaacGTGAAATTATAACAGGAATAGAAAGTAGGAGCAGTACGCAAACAGCTGGGATTAATTTTTCCCATAAATAAATTGCTCTTTTGGTATTCATAAACTGagaaaagtatttttcaaaactaTCTGTCATTGCAGGACgaataaattcttcatttacTTTACGAGGCCCATTCTTAGTGAAATCAACCAATTTTCCATTCTTTATCTCTAAATACTCTTCAATAGCTTCTGCCCATAATTTAGGGTCTGGGTTGCGCTGCCATCCGGTGGcagttttattatttttgccCTCAACATATGAAATAACAGTTTCTAAAGGACCACCGCTATTTGCTGCTAAGACAGGTTTGCCATATTTCATCGCTTCTAAGGGCACAATACCAAAATGTTCATTAGTAGGAGTGTATAGTAGCATTTCGGttttttccaataataattctttcaatgaagaagaaattgaagttaaaaatataaccTTACAGTTTGAGACTTTAAAGTCATGCAAGCTCTTTTGCTTTTTAAATTCAGGATAAAATATAGTTGCGTGGCTTAACTCTAAATCACCtgcaattttttctaactGCTTGTGATATATAACATTTTCAGTAACTCTCTCATCGTAACCACCACAAATTATTAGCTTagcattatcattatttctttCAGATGATAATGCAAACCCTTTTAAAGccaattcaatattttttttaatttcatatCTGTTAATactcaaataaaatttgtcATGAGGATTTAAGATAACTTGTAACAAATCTCTATCATATGATTCGATTGGTAGGGGAGTTAAATCCACACATGGATAAATGACCCCTGGTTCTTCTTTATGcttcaaataattgaaaGTCTTTTTGTACATTGACCTTGTGAACTTGGAATTAACAACTACACTATCAGCCACACTGATAGTCATCTGTTCTAATAAGTCAAAAGGAATACGATACAATTTCTTTAACAAGCTGGTTCTTTTAGCCAGAAGCTGATCAGGAAAATGACAGTAATACATGACTTTTGCATTTGAGAAATAATGTAACAATGGAATGCATGTTGATAATTGGTcaacaataaataaatcatattCTTTGATTTTCCCTGTTCTGATTAATTGGAAAACCAAATATAGCTGTCTAATATTTgcaaaaataatgaagaatttacCAAAGAAACTAATTGGGAGTGAATCACCGTAAACTTCTACTTTTAATGTTCCATTTTTCACTTCTTCAAAACAGTGGCTTAAATCGCAATGATTGGTATAAGCTGTAACATTATGACCTACCTCCTGAAGGCCAACTGCAGCATCCACAACCAATCTTTCAGCACCTCCAATCCCTAAATCAGGATGAATAAAGGCAATTTGAAGATTCTTTTTATCAGTCTTATTTGAGCTAATAATAGTAGCTCTTAGGTTACTCATTTTAATGCTGGATTTCTTTATGAATTATGTTTCGTTTAcaaatgaatttgaaagcTGCTACTAATTATATAGGCGTTTTTGACTAGTTTTTCTGAAGGAAAAGTTACTTTTAATGACGACTCCGAAAAGTATACGATTTGTAGAAAATAGGTCAAATATCTATTTATACCATAAAGAATGATGCTTTAAGTAGTATTTTTCTACTGCTAgtttattgatttaatatatacaactataattaatttttttaaaaaaatgtttactactctataattttttatatttagtGTCAATCAtcaactttttttcttggtaATTAAACGACatatgtaaaatatttaaatggaaaaaaagtaGAGgatattaagaaaatatgaaaCTAAACCTCAATCGTAGTTGCACTATTTTATTCCCTCTTTTAATGATACCTTTTACACATCAAATTATATACGATACGAACACGACCGTTTTTATTGAAGTACTTGTGTACCATTTAAACTTAAGTTGCTAATAAACTAGACCTATCTACCAAGGTCAAACAGTAAGTAAAGAGTTTGATATAGACGACatatatagaaaaagatgaataaataaatacataGTATacaaaaacagaaaaaaacattttttgaataaataaatatatagcACAAGCCGGGAGCTATCAAACTTTATACTGCAGCTTTTACTTCATTGGTGGTAATCATTTTATCTGTGATATCGTTTCCAGGTTTAATTGTAGTTTCCATATTTGTATCAACTTGAGAGCTATCGTCTTGTTTCTTTTGCTTATTCTTTCCCTTTCTGTAGACTCTTGTATTACCTGGAGCAAACCCACCATTGCCAAATAATGCCCATTCTGGGGTCTTTGCCATATAATCCATGTGAGTAAAATCTTTAccagaatttaataattcgaAGAATTTGGCAAAATCAATATGCGTATACCATTCACCattgatttgaaatttcttgTGGGCAAGTAAGATACAGTTTGAATGGGCATGTTCTGCAGCCAAATCATAATCTAAGCCTCTTCTTTGCAATTCCTTTGCAAATTCCTTAACAAAATTAGTACATTCCTCATAAAATGGTATATTCTGCATTGTTAATGGATTTGATCCAGATTTTGAAGTACCAGAGAAAGTTGCACCTTTAACTTCGATGAAACATGGGGACCCTCTTTGAACTAAATCAGCATAAGCAGAAATATCACCCATATTAAAACCTTTAACTAAGGTTAACCTAAAAACAGTTCTTTGATGATGTTGCTTAGTGTTTAAAATATCCAAACATTGCAACATTCTTTCccaaaaatctttaaatagTGGCCTATCAACCTTTCTTAATTCATCCTTTGTTGGGGCATCAATTGAAACATATAATTGCGTGACTTTACCTAAGTTTTCTAATGGTTCTGGATGCTGTGCATTACAAACTAAGAAACTTGTTATCTCCTTTTCGTGTAATAATTCAACaaatctattaatatatgGATACATAATTGGCTCACCAACCAAAGACAAAGCACAATGACCAACTTTAAATGCTTTTTGAAAACGTTCTGCAACAACACCAGGAACACCTCTCATTTGCTTAATCATAGCATAGTGACCCTTTAATGCATTTTCAAGGATATATTCTGGCTCATCCACTTCCCATCTCCAAGTTTTCGATACTGGGTTGGTACCATGTCTCCAACAAAAGACACATTTTGACGAACAAGCTAATGATGGTGTTAGCTCCATACATCTACTTGAAGTAATGTTGAATAAAGATTGCTTATAACATGAACCTGTCCCTCTCAAATCACTCTTTGTCCACCTACAGATTTTAACCCCTGAATGGGATCCGACGATATGATAACCTTGcttctttaattgtttGAAAGTTGGACTGTTTTTTGACACCATCTGCTTGATATCTGTATCATTAATTACCTTTCCATTTTTAACAATATCCTCCACATCTTGAAGGTCTTCATCTTCTGCTTCACTATTTTCCTCATCGctatcttcatcatcagatTGCTCATATTGATAAACAATTGGATTATCATCCTTCAAACATTCAGACAATAAATCTGACCATTCATCAACTTTAGAATCTCCTTCTGTTTTCATACATATCTCTCCTACTGGGTAAATTCTTCTACCACCTAATTTTGATAGCCAGTGATCTACCTTTTTAGCTTGGTAACAAAATTTTTCTGGCCAAGATTCTTTATCACCTAAACCTAGGACAGTATAACCTGATAATTTGGTTAAtggaaatttattaatccTCCAGTCGTAAAAGTTTTCTTGCAAAGTTTGTAAGAAATAATCCAAGGGACAATCGGTATCATATGATGGTATAaccaatatatataaactaTTAATTTGGTTATTTTCTGATGATGGTAGATTAACAAAAAAGTCGTCtaaatcatcaatttcatcCAAATGAATTACAATCGGagtatattttaaatcttgTACTTTATTACttaaattatcttttaCTCTATTAGCGACGCGTAATGAAGCTCCTTGTAAtgaagaataaaaaatataaatttgaGAATTAATCAGCTTATCAGTGGAGACAGTCATAGCTGATTTCACAGTCGAAGGATCAATGACCGCAATAGGCTGAGAGGCAGAAACGTCTTCTTCTGAAGAATTCTTTGATGgtaatttagaaattataACTTTTTTTGATGTATCCTTCTTTTTGCCTTTAGTCTTTTTAGGCTTAAATGATTGAGTAAAGTCAACCGCTATTGGGAAAGAGTTATCTTTAGTGCTATTAGTAATATCACCAATAGATTTTTCTAGTGTGATTTTATTAGTGAATCCAGTAGATAATGGGACAGTCTTActttcttttgtattttttttatggcCACATTTACAAGATTTCTTGGCTTTATCGTTAGCGTCCTTCTTATTTGAACAGCAACCTGAGCCACCTTTGCCCCCACAACATTTAtgttttttcttctctACAGGTTCAGGTTCAACTACAAAATTAGCAGAAGTAGGACTTGATGATTTGAATACATAGTTTGAATAAAACATATCGTATAGCACAACACCAACCAAAGCAAAAGATGTTCTCCCACCAAAATAGCAGTAAGCTATAGCTGAAGCACCAACAGCAACAGACACGTTATGTTTACCTATAGCATCCATTTCTTTGTGGTTATCCTTCAGTacttattaaaaaaagagcTTTGGTATTGATTATGGATTTAtcaattactttttttatatttttagtgCTTATCTATTTTATACCATTTTTTTACCTCATCGATTTTACATATTTCATCTTCGGTAGTTTCTTCTTTCGCATTAGTTCAGCCAATAAAATCTCCGGATTTCACTATTACTAATGTGACATAACCTATATAAGAATGAATAGATTTGTGAAATAAAAACAGCATTAAAAAAGTTCCTGATAGAGTACTTTTTTTACCAAAgaataagaaataatttacaagatttacaatattttctttaaagttTTTACTCTTTTAATGCAATTTGCTTTATGGCCTTAAGATAATGGGACCTATGCAAAGTATAATCCGTATAGGGATATTACAATAATATCAGATAGTCCTGTGTTATCGACCTTACCAAGTTATATTACCATATAATTTAATGTATGAACAATTATTAggaagatttaaaaaaaatgaagattaagaaaaatattcttttgtGGAgagtaaaaaatataaccTTCCTTTTCTTGTGCTAGTTTATTTTACCGTTTCAGAATTACACGATCATTTTTGAATAGAAAACTAATAATTGACTTACAggttattaattgaatctacccttaattaataaataggTTTTAAATCCGGCGGCAAAAAagattatatattcttatGTTATGGCTTGACAACTGTATTCTTTGTAGTTTTTCAAAGTAATCCaattaagaataaaaaataaaaaaagaatcaCAAATATTGAAGGCAAAACTGCAAATAACACTCAAGTTATTtcccttttttttcttagttttattaattatccAAAAGGTTATTAACCTTTTTAAGTGAACCAGAACAAGAAAGAATATGCtaattaagaaatatacaattaatagagaaagatatatatttattttagtctttatttgaatagTTTTACCGCCATTAAGCAGTCACGTGGCACGTACGAATCAGcgagaaaaaaataaataaaaaatgtcACGTAGTGTGAGCTACGTTAGTCACGTGTATAAATTAGGAT
The window above is part of the Henningerozyma blattae CBS 6284 chromosome 2, complete genome genome. Proteins encoded here:
- the ALG2 gene encoding GDP-Man:Man(1)GlcNAc(2)-PP-dolichol alpha-1,3-mannosyltransferase (similar to Saccharomyces cerevisiae ALG2 (YGL065C); ancestral locus Anc_6.219), which codes for MSNLRATIISSNKTDKKNLQIAFIHPDLGIGGAERLVVDAAVGLQEVGHNVTAYTNHCDLSHCFEEVKNGTLKVEVYGDSLPISFFGKFFIIFANIRQLYLVFQLIRTGKIKEYDLFIVDQLSTCIPLLHYFSNAKVMYYCHFPDQLLAKRTSLLKKLYRIPFDLLEQMTISVADSVVVNSKFTRSMYKKTFNYLKHKEEPGVIYPCVDLTPLPIESYDRDLLQVILNPHDKFYLSINRYEIKKNIELALKGFALSSERNNDNAKLIICGGYDERVTENVIYHKQLEKIAGDLELSHATIFYPEFKKQKSLHDFKVSNCKVIFLTSISSSLKELLLEKTEMLLYTPTNEHFGIVPLEAMKYGKPVLAANSGGPLETVISYVEGKNNKTATGWQRNPDPKLWAEAIEEYLEIKNGKLVDFTKNGPRKVNEEFIRPAMTDSFEKYFSQFMNTKRAIYLWEKLIPAVCVLLLLSIPVIISRLMFF
- the TYW1 gene encoding putative tRNA 4-demethylwyosine synthase (similar to Saccharomyces cerevisiae TYW1 (YPL207W); ancestral locus Anc_6.220), encoding MDAIGKHNVSVAVGASAIAYCYFGGRTSFALVGVVLYDMFYSNYVFKSSSPTSANFVVEPEPVEKKKHKCCGGKGGSGCCSNKKDANDKAKKSCKCGHKKNTKESKTVPLSTGFTNKITLEKSIGDITNSTKDNSFPIAVDFTQSFKPKKTKGKKKDTSKKVIISKLPSKNSSEEDVSASQPIAVIDPSTVKSAMTVSTDKLINSQIYIFYSSLQGASLRVANRVKDNLSNKVQDLKYTPIVIHLDEIDDLDDFFVNLPSSENNQINSLYILVIPSYDTDCPLDYFLQTLQENFYDWRINKFPLTKLSGYTVLGLGDKESWPEKFCYQAKKVDHWLSKLGGRRIYPVGEICMKTEGDSKVDEWSDLLSECLKDDNPIVYQYEQSDDEDSDEENSEAEDEDLQDVEDIVKNGKVINDTDIKQMVSKNSPTFKQLKKQGYHIVGSHSGVKICRWTKSDLRGTGSCYKQSLFNITSSRCMELTPSLACSSKCVFCWRHGTNPVSKTWRWEVDEPEYILENALKGHYAMIKQMRGVPGVVAERFQKAFKVGHCALSLVGEPIMYPYINRFVELLHEKEITSFLVCNAQHPEPLENLGKVTQLYVSIDAPTKDELRKVDRPLFKDFWERMLQCLDILNTKQHHQRTVFRLTLVKGFNMGDISAYADLVQRGSPCFIEVKGATFSGTSKSGSNPLTMQNIPFYEECTNFVKEFAKELQRRGLDYDLAAEHAHSNCILLAHKKFQINGEWYTHIDFAKFFELLNSGKDFTHMDYMAKTPEWALFGNGGFAPGNTRVYRKGKNKQKKQDDSSQVDTNMETTIKPGNDITDKMITTNEVKAAV